The sequence TCGTTGACGATGCGGACGGCCTCCTCCTCGCCGGTGAACGGGATGAGGAAGACGACCGGGCCGAAGATCTCCTGCTGGAGCAGCGCGGAGTCGGCGGGGACGTCGGTGAGCACGCTGGGCGCGACCAGGTTGCCCTCCGTGGTGCCCCGCACCAGGGCCGTGGCGCCCTCGGCGACCGCCTGCTCGACGGCGCCGGAAATGGCGTTCGCCTGCTGGGAGTTGATCACCGGGCCGATCACGGTCTGCGGGTCGCGCGGGTCGCCGGTCTTCAGGGTGCGGACCTTGGCGACGAACTTCTCGGTGAACTCCTCGGCGACGGAGGTGTCCACGAGGACCCGGTTGGCCGCCATGCAGACCTGGCCCTGGTGCACGAACCGGCTGAAGACCGCCGCGTCCACCGCGTAGTCGATGTCGGCGTCGTCCAGCACCACCAGCGCGCTGTTGCCGCCCAGCTCGAGCACCGAGCGCTTGAAGTTCTTGGCGCACACGGTCGCGACGTGCCGGCCGACCTTGTCCGAGCCGGTGAAGGAGATGACCTTCGGGACGGGGTGCTCGATGAAGGCGTCACCGATCTCGGCGATGTCGGTGACGACGACGTTGAGCAGGCCGCCGGGCAGCCCGGCCTCCTCGAAGATCTTCGCGATCAGGGTGCCGCCGGCGATCGGGGTGTTCTGGTGCGGCTTGAGGACCACGCCGTTGCCGAGCGCGAGGGCCGGGGCGACCGACTTCAGCGACAGCAGGAAGGGGAAGTTGAACGGGCTGATCACACCCACGACCCCGACCGGCACCCGGTAGACGCGGTTCTCCTTGCCGTCGGCCGGAGAAGGCAGGATCTTGCCCTCGGGACGCAGCGCGAGGTGGACCGACTCGCGCAGGAACTCCTTGGCCAGGTGCAGCTCGAAACCGGCCTTCACGCGCGTGCCGCCCAGTTCCGCGATGATCAGGTCGGCTATCTCCTGCTCGCGGTCCTCGATCAGCCTCAGCGCCCGCTCGAAGACCGCGCGCCGGGTGTAGGGGTTGGTCTCGGCCCATGCCTTCTGGGCGCGGGCGGCGGCCCGGTAGGCCTGGTCCACCTCGTCGACGGTGGCCACCGTGATCGAGGCCAGCTTCTCGTCGTCGTACGGGTTGAAGTCGATGACGTCCCAGGAGCCCGTGCCCGGACGCCACTCGCCGCCGATGTACTGCTGGGCCAGGTCGCTGAAGTAGGACGACGCCATGTGATCCCTCAATCGCTAGCGGACACCAGATCTACGCCAGGTCTGATCACACGTCATCGTACTTGTGTCTCAAGCGAGTTGAAGGTGACCCGGCAAGACCGGAAACCGCTTACGACAGCTGCAGCAGCCCGCGCAGCAGATCCCGGCTCTCGTCCGGGCCCGGGCTGTCCTGCTGGAGTTCCTTGAGCGCCTGCTCGTACTGGGCGACGTCCTCACGCTTGTCCAGGTAGAGGGCGCTGGTCAGCTGCTCGAGGTAGACGACGTCGGACAGGTCGGCGTCGGGGAAGCTGAGCACGGTGAAGGCGCCGCTCTCGCCGGAGTGCCCGCCGAAGCTGAACGGCATCACCTGCAGGCGTACGTTGGGCCGCTGGGAGACGTCGATGAGGTGCTGGAGCTGGCCGCGCATCACCGCACGGTCGCCGTAGGGGCGGCGCAGCGCGGCCTCGTCGAGGACGATGTGGAACTCGGGGGCGCCCTGGGCGAACAGGTGCTTCTGCCGCTCCAGACGCAGGGCGACGCGGCGCTCGATGTCGTCCGGGCTCGCGCCCTTCATGCCGCGCCGGACCACCGCGCGCGCGTACTCCTCGGTCTGCAGCAGGCCGTGGACGAACTGCACCTCGTAGACACGGATCAGCGAGGCGGCGCCCTCCAGGCCCACGTAGGTGGGAAACCAGCTGGGCAGGACGTCGGTGTAACTGTGCCACCAGCCCGCCACGTTGGCCTCGCGGGCGAGGGAGAGCAGCGACTCGCGCTCCGCCTCGCCGGTGATGCCGTACAGCGTCAGCAGGTCTTCCACGTCTCTGGTCTTGAAGCTCACCCGGCCCAGCTCCATCCGGCTGATCTTCGACTCGGAGGCGCGGATCGAGTAACCCGCCGCCTCGCGCGTGATCCCCCGTGCTTCACGCAGCCGCCTGAGTTGCGAGCCGAGCAGCATCCGCCGCACCACCGAT comes from Streptomyces sp. FXJ1.172 and encodes:
- a CDS encoding aldehyde dehydrogenase family protein — protein: MASSYFSDLAQQYIGGEWRPGTGSWDVIDFNPYDDEKLASITVATVDEVDQAYRAAARAQKAWAETNPYTRRAVFERALRLIEDREQEIADLIIAELGGTRVKAGFELHLAKEFLRESVHLALRPEGKILPSPADGKENRVYRVPVGVVGVISPFNFPFLLSLKSVAPALALGNGVVLKPHQNTPIAGGTLIAKIFEEAGLPGGLLNVVVTDIAEIGDAFIEHPVPKVISFTGSDKVGRHVATVCAKNFKRSVLELGGNSALVVLDDADIDYAVDAAVFSRFVHQGQVCMAANRVLVDTSVAEEFTEKFVAKVRTLKTGDPRDPQTVIGPVINSQQANAISGAVEQAVAEGATALVRGTTEGNLVAPSVLTDVPADSALLQQEIFGPVVFLIPFTGEEEAVRIVNDTPYGLSGAVHTGDIERGVSFAKQIDTGMFHVNDGTVHDEPLVPFGGEKHSGIGRLNGETTLEAFTTVKWISVQHGRSGFPF
- a CDS encoding helix-turn-helix domain-containing protein, producing the protein MLLGSQLRRLREARGITREAAGYSIRASESKISRMELGRVSFKTRDVEDLLTLYGITGEAERESLLSLAREANVAGWWHSYTDVLPSWFPTYVGLEGAASLIRVYEVQFVHGLLQTEEYARAVVRRGMKGASPDDIERRVALRLERQKHLFAQGAPEFHIVLDEAALRRPYGDRAVMRGQLQHLIDVSQRPNVRLQVMPFSFGGHSGESGAFTVLSFPDADLSDVVYLEQLTSALYLDKREDVAQYEQALKELQQDSPGPDESRDLLRGLLQLS